The Euwallacea fornicatus isolate EFF26 chromosome 3, ASM4011564v1, whole genome shotgun sequence genome has a segment encoding these proteins:
- the LOC136350353 gene encoding uncharacterized protein isoform X2 — protein MLKHISNGGNANQGSRPDSSIIMEPRDPQPHRFRSPNSSRISTQQSYPLNVSQFSQIHSYTPNLDNSKHSIYSNAAVLSPPGNKVFNGGLNISRIRNQSSFNKFVTKSKEVGVKETLVSLGLLCLVSLLLALLSLIFLLKVSPVTINDIRELLRAEQLTVITAEEYLIVYEVTLALCALTLSLNLCCLLVCAIQFLFAVKLVQNSHGGSNRTSKYLQKSSVSRVCAMGGLFISIPVFLTGIILYTFIQFHSTPAIVTSVFIGLGIIFCGCAMVHNVFIWQREKTNAVKELAQQQELTQQHHNSYHSIASPPLPLNQSHVSAFNHSIGHPLTSVHSNGPYIIRPSTTTPPAGESLNISKHPREASGSVSPLMPPNNIDISSVTTTNSPHELSTLV, from the exons atgttgaaacacATTTCAAATGGAG GTAATGCAAACCAAGGCTCCCGACCGGATAGTTCTATAATAATGGAACCCCGGGATCCCCAGCCCCACAGGTTTCGTTCTCCGAATTCTAGCAGAATATCGACCCAGCAGTCCTATCCGCTGAACGTTTCACAATTTTCGCAAATCCACAGCTATACTCCTAACTTAGATAACTCCAAACACTCGATTTATAGTAATGCAGCTGTACTATCCCCACCGGGAAACAAAGTGTTTAATGGAGGCCTCAACATCTCAAGGATAAGAAACCAAAGTAGTTTCAACAAATTCGTAACGAAGTCAAAGGAGGTCGGAGTTAAAGAGACTTTAGTCAGCCTGGGACTTTTGTGTTTAGTTAGCCTACTTCTTGCCTTATTatcattgatttttcttttaaaagtttCACCGGTGACAATTAACGATATACGGGAGCTTTTACGTGCCGAGCAACTGACTGTGATAACTGCTGAAGAATACCTGATAGTTTATGAAGTAACTCTTGCTTTGTGTGCCTTAACATTATCTTTAAATCTATGTTGCCTTTTGGTGTGCGCTATACAGTTCCTGTTTGCCGTTAAACTTGTACAAAACTCACATGGCGGCAGCAATAG aacttccaaataccttcaaaagtCGTCTGTTAGCAGAGTCTGCGCCATGGGAGGCCTTTTCATTTCTATTCCAGTGTTTCTGACTG GAATAATACTGTATACATTCATTCAATTCCACTCGACACCCGCTATAGTGACCAGCGTTTTCATAGGCCTCGGGATTATATTTTGTGGGTGCGCCATGGTACACAACGTTTTCATATGGCAAAGAGAAAAAACTAATGCCGTAAAGGAACTGGCCCAGCAGCAAGAATTAACTCAACAACACCATAATTCGTATCATAGCATCGCCTCTCCACCGTTGCCTTTGAACCAGTCTCATGTTAGTGCGTTCAATCATAGCATTGGACATCCCCTAACAAGTGTACATAGCAATGGGCCTTATATTATTAGGCCTTCAACAACCACCCCACCGGCGGGAGAAAGTCTTAATATTAGCAAACATCCCAGGGAAGCCAGTGGTAGTGTGAGTCCTCTCATGCCGCCCAACAATATTGATATTAGTAGTGTAACCACGACCAATAGCCCTCATGAATTATCTACTTTGGTGTAA
- the LOC136350353 gene encoding uncharacterized protein isoform X1, with product MEELGIALMGSRLFGQSHAKFIPGNANQGSRPDSSIIMEPRDPQPHRFRSPNSSRISTQQSYPLNVSQFSQIHSYTPNLDNSKHSIYSNAAVLSPPGNKVFNGGLNISRIRNQSSFNKFVTKSKEVGVKETLVSLGLLCLVSLLLALLSLIFLLKVSPVTINDIRELLRAEQLTVITAEEYLIVYEVTLALCALTLSLNLCCLLVCAIQFLFAVKLVQNSHGGSNRTSKYLQKSSVSRVCAMGGLFISIPVFLTGIILYTFIQFHSTPAIVTSVFIGLGIIFCGCAMVHNVFIWQREKTNAVKELAQQQELTQQHHNSYHSIASPPLPLNQSHVSAFNHSIGHPLTSVHSNGPYIIRPSTTTPPAGESLNISKHPREASGSVSPLMPPNNIDISSVTTTNSPHELSTLV from the exons ATGGAG GAATTGGGAATAGCACTTATGGGATCCCGTCTCTTTGGGCAGTCACATGCTAAATTTATTCCAGGTAATGCAAACCAAGGCTCCCGACCGGATAGTTCTATAATAATGGAACCCCGGGATCCCCAGCCCCACAGGTTTCGTTCTCCGAATTCTAGCAGAATATCGACCCAGCAGTCCTATCCGCTGAACGTTTCACAATTTTCGCAAATCCACAGCTATACTCCTAACTTAGATAACTCCAAACACTCGATTTATAGTAATGCAGCTGTACTATCCCCACCGGGAAACAAAGTGTTTAATGGAGGCCTCAACATCTCAAGGATAAGAAACCAAAGTAGTTTCAACAAATTCGTAACGAAGTCAAAGGAGGTCGGAGTTAAAGAGACTTTAGTCAGCCTGGGACTTTTGTGTTTAGTTAGCCTACTTCTTGCCTTATTatcattgatttttcttttaaaagtttCACCGGTGACAATTAACGATATACGGGAGCTTTTACGTGCCGAGCAACTGACTGTGATAACTGCTGAAGAATACCTGATAGTTTATGAAGTAACTCTTGCTTTGTGTGCCTTAACATTATCTTTAAATCTATGTTGCCTTTTGGTGTGCGCTATACAGTTCCTGTTTGCCGTTAAACTTGTACAAAACTCACATGGCGGCAGCAATAG aacttccaaataccttcaaaagtCGTCTGTTAGCAGAGTCTGCGCCATGGGAGGCCTTTTCATTTCTATTCCAGTGTTTCTGACTG GAATAATACTGTATACATTCATTCAATTCCACTCGACACCCGCTATAGTGACCAGCGTTTTCATAGGCCTCGGGATTATATTTTGTGGGTGCGCCATGGTACACAACGTTTTCATATGGCAAAGAGAAAAAACTAATGCCGTAAAGGAACTGGCCCAGCAGCAAGAATTAACTCAACAACACCATAATTCGTATCATAGCATCGCCTCTCCACCGTTGCCTTTGAACCAGTCTCATGTTAGTGCGTTCAATCATAGCATTGGACATCCCCTAACAAGTGTACATAGCAATGGGCCTTATATTATTAGGCCTTCAACAACCACCCCACCGGCGGGAGAAAGTCTTAATATTAGCAAACATCCCAGGGAAGCCAGTGGTAGTGTGAGTCCTCTCATGCCGCCCAACAATATTGATATTAGTAGTGTAACCACGACCAATAGCCCTCATGAATTATCTACTTTGGTGTAA
- the LOC136350565 gene encoding ATP-dependent DNA helicase Q1-like, with the protein MNMMTEEEDFSTQIEKISIKIKQLEQEKRRIDADLKRLNSERDQLQLNLSIARLKTRKPNQWLGQEYPWSKELVKTLKEVFGFEAFFPNQVAAINAVLSKKDVLVVMPTGGGKSLIYQLPAVLSRNLTIVISPLIALIQDQLAALSKFGVDSATLNSDMPPGEKKDVLNKLTDKKLKIILVTPEFFAKSKTFMNKLTKLHQESCINLFVIDEVHCCSQWGHDFRTDYQTLSLIKTQFSGVPLLGLTATATIDVLVDIQKMLDLIDPVIITSPYNRPNLYYKVVHKPDNVKDAQTLVRNIIKNDFASVTGIVYAATSNECDQLSTFLRKENIEAAPYYANMSSDTKSKVHRKWITGHYKVIVATIAFGMGIDKPDVRFVIHFSLPKSLESLYQETGRAGRDGLKAHCILMYNLFDWLKAYAYTQNNKEENSITQVLKYCTDIHTCRRKLISEYFDDTWRALDCLQMCDHCAEHKKNIVTYNVQPCLATIFKILNQLQNMDESVTPNKLFGSWFRACPKKLTVPDAPKPMFSREQAQFIISFFILNNYLSVKRGYSLMSTFAIIYTKLVKEPNLQIYMEYDGVIRGIQTTDLRREVKTINLSASSSTLVKRESDESGISIKKQKFH; encoded by the exons ATGAATATGATGACTGAAGAAGAAG ACTTCAGCActcaaattgagaaaatatcCATCAAGATAAAACAACTTGAGCAGGAGAAAAGGCGCATAGATGCCGATTTAAAACGATTGAATTCAGAAAGGGATCAACTGCAACTCAATCTTTCCATTGCAAGACTTAAAACCAGAAAACCAAACCAATGGCTTGGACAGGAATATCCTTGGTCGAAAGAACTTGTAAAGACTTTAAAGGAAGTATTTGGATTTGAAGCGTTCTTTCCTAATCAAGTGGCAGCCATAAACGCTGTGTTATCAAAAAAGGATGTTTTGGTGGTCATGCCAACTGGAGGAGGGAAAAGTCTAATCTATCAGCTACCAGCAGTACTGTCTCGAAACCTGACAATAGTCATCTCGCCCTTAATTGCCCTGATTCAGGATCAGCTGGCAGCTTTGTCAAAATTTGGTGTTGATTCTGCCACCTTGAACTCAGATATGCCACCAGGGGAGAAAAAAGATGTACTGAATAAGTTGACAGACAAGAAGCTGAAAATTATTCTTGTGACCCCtgaattttttgctaaatcgaaaacttttatgaATAAGTTAACAAAGCTGCATCAAGAGTCTTGTATCAATCTATTTGTTATTG ATGAAGTTCATTGTTGTTCTCAATGGGGCCACGATTTTCGAACCGATTACCAAACCCTTTCCTtaataaaaactcaattttctgGGGTACCTCTATTAGGCTTAACTGCGACCGCAACAATTGACGTTTTGgtagatattcaaaaaatgttggaTTTGATTGATCCAGTTATAATTACTTCTCCTTATAATCGACCCAATCTTTACTACAAa GTGGTACATAAACCCGATAACGTTAAAGATGCTCAAACCTTAGTGCGTAACATTATAAAGAATGACTTTGCCAGTGTGACTGGGATCGTTTACGCTGCAACATCTAACGAATGCGATCAACTGAGCACGTTTTTGcgtaaagaaaatattgaagcAGCCCCTTATTACGCGAATATGAGCTCTGATACAAAAAGCAAAGTCCATAGGAAGTGGATCACTGGTCATTATAAAGTTATAGTGGCTACAATTGCCTTCGGGATGGGCATTG aCAAACCTGATGTTCGGTTTGTGATTCATTTCTCGTTGCCCAAAAGTCTTGAGTCTCTTTATCAGGAGACTGGGAGAGCAGGGAGAGACGGGCTCAAAGCTCACTGTATTTTAATGTACAACTTGTTCGATTGGCTCAAGGCCTATGCGTACACACAAAACAACAAGGAAGAAAATAGTATAACACAAGTCTTAAAATATTGCACGGATATTCACAC gtGCAGGCGAAAATTGATCTCTGAATATTTTGATGATACCTGGAGAGCTCTGGACTGCCTCCAGATGTGTGATCATTGTGCggagcataaaaaaaatattgttacatACAATGTACAACCGTGTTTGgcaactatttttaaaatacttaaTCAGCTGCAAAATATGGACGAGTCTGTGACCCCAAACAAATTGTTCGGGTCATGGTTTCGAGCCTGCCCGAAAAAGCTTACCGTTCCCGATGCCCCCAAACCAATGTTCAGCAGAGAACAAGCCCAATttatcatttcattttttattttgaataactATTTATCAGTTAAGCGAGGATACTCATTGATGTCTACATTCGCCATAATCTATACGAAGCTGGTGAAAGAGCCCAACCTTCAAATTTATATGGAATATGATGGAGTGATAAGGGGTATTCAGACCACAGATTTAAGACGTGAAGTAAAAACGATAAATCTTAGTGCATCTTCATCAACATTGGTCAAAAGGGAATCAGACGAAAGTGGTATTTCgattaaaaagcaaaaatttcactaa